A genome region from Alistipes dispar includes the following:
- the feoB gene encoding ferrous iron transport protein B, with amino-acid sequence MRLSELKTGESATIVKVTGHGGFRRRIMEMGFVRGQRVEVILNAPLKDPIEYKIMGYDISLRRSEADMVVVLSDAEAGEYLAAQRGRGEASGCVRKCGEGTTPCDCSGRGGKPCATVDEVVARSSRTISVALVGNPNSGKTSLFNAVSGGHEHVGNYGGVTVGAKIGYRNYRGYRFEVTDLPGTYALTAYTPEERYVRSHIAEKTPDVVINTVVASNLERNLYLTTELIDINPRMVVALNMYDELERSGAKLDYDSLGRMLGVPMVPVEARNNRGIEALLDTVIDVFENRDDRVRHIHINMGPVIEEGLRRLNGDMSDHREELPKAFPPRYYAMKLLEGDRQAEEMLHGCARYGEWIEIRDRETRHIAEALGEDIETAFADQKYGFIQGALRETYIPGQREQAKATALIDAFVTHKLWGFPIFFALMWLMFWCTFSLGAYPQDWLDALVGWIGDGVNSLLPEGPLRDMLSDGVIGGVGAVIVFLPQIMILYLFISFLEDSGYLARAAFIMDRVMHRIGLHGKSFIPMIMGFGCNVPAIMACRTIESRSSRLITILITPFMSCSARLPIYILLTGTFFSAHAGLVMTGLYVLGILVAVVTARLMRRFFYPEDETPFVMELPPYRMPTWKTTLLHMWDKCAQYLRKMGGMILIASIVVWFLSYYPRERTDDAAVTNYENSYLGRIGQACEPVFTPLGLNWKAGVALISGISAKEIVVSTLGVLYAEETPAAAGDGPEGTADATRRIASGEVSQTAVHKTIIGGADGETAIRVAYVPEEEADEERTLGRKLLASGDFSEAAVLGFLTFILLYIPCIATVVAIGSEAGWRWAAASVIYDTAVAWLMAWAVYHIASLFA; translated from the coding sequence ATGCGTCTATCCGAACTGAAAACCGGCGAATCGGCGACGATCGTCAAAGTGACGGGACACGGAGGATTCCGCCGTCGCATCATGGAGATGGGGTTCGTCCGCGGCCAGCGCGTCGAGGTGATCCTGAACGCGCCCCTGAAGGACCCGATCGAATACAAAATCATGGGGTACGACATTTCGCTGCGGCGCAGCGAAGCCGACATGGTCGTCGTGCTCTCCGACGCCGAGGCCGGCGAGTATCTGGCTGCGCAGCGCGGCCGCGGCGAAGCCTCCGGTTGCGTCCGGAAATGCGGAGAGGGTACGACGCCCTGCGATTGCTCGGGCCGCGGCGGAAAGCCGTGCGCGACGGTGGACGAGGTGGTGGCGCGCAGCAGCCGCACGATCTCCGTGGCGCTGGTGGGCAATCCCAACAGCGGCAAGACGTCGCTGTTCAACGCCGTCTCGGGCGGCCACGAGCACGTGGGCAACTACGGCGGCGTGACCGTCGGCGCCAAGATCGGCTACCGCAACTACCGCGGTTACCGTTTCGAGGTGACGGACCTGCCCGGAACCTATGCCCTGACGGCCTACACGCCCGAGGAACGGTATGTCCGCAGCCATATCGCCGAGAAGACGCCCGACGTGGTGATCAACACGGTCGTGGCGTCGAATCTGGAACGCAACCTCTACCTGACCACCGAACTGATCGACATCAATCCGCGGATGGTCGTGGCGCTCAACATGTACGACGAGCTGGAGCGGAGCGGAGCGAAGCTCGACTACGACAGCCTGGGCCGCATGCTGGGCGTGCCGATGGTTCCGGTCGAGGCGCGCAACAACCGCGGCATCGAGGCGCTGCTCGACACGGTGATCGACGTTTTCGAGAACCGCGACGACCGCGTGCGCCACATCCACATCAACATGGGCCCGGTGATCGAGGAGGGGCTGCGGCGGCTCAACGGCGACATGAGCGACCACCGCGAGGAGCTGCCCAAGGCCTTCCCGCCCCGCTACTACGCCATGAAACTGCTCGAGGGCGACCGGCAGGCGGAGGAGATGCTGCACGGCTGCGCCCGCTACGGCGAATGGATCGAAATCCGCGACCGCGAGACGCGCCACATCGCCGAGGCGCTGGGCGAGGACATCGAAACGGCGTTCGCCGACCAGAAATACGGCTTCATCCAGGGTGCGCTGCGCGAGACCTACATACCCGGGCAGCGCGAGCAGGCGAAGGCCACGGCGCTCATCGACGCCTTCGTGACGCACAAGCTCTGGGGATTTCCGATCTTCTTCGCGCTCATGTGGCTCATGTTCTGGTGCACGTTCAGTCTCGGAGCCTATCCGCAGGACTGGCTCGACGCGCTGGTGGGATGGATCGGCGACGGAGTGAACTCCCTGCTGCCCGAAGGACCGCTGCGCGACATGCTCTCGGACGGCGTGATCGGCGGCGTGGGCGCGGTGATCGTCTTCCTGCCCCAGATCATGATCCTCTACCTGTTCATCTCGTTTCTGGAGGACTCGGGCTATCTGGCCCGCGCGGCCTTCATCATGGACCGCGTGATGCACCGCATCGGCCTGCACGGCAAGTCGTTCATTCCGATGATTATGGGGTTCGGCTGCAACGTGCCCGCCATCATGGCCTGCCGCACGATCGAAAGCCGCAGCAGCCGGCTCATCACCATCCTGATCACCCCCTTCATGTCGTGCAGCGCACGCCTGCCGATCTATATCCTGCTCACGGGAACCTTCTTCTCGGCCCATGCCGGGCTGGTGATGACGGGGCTTTACGTGCTGGGAATCCTCGTGGCGGTGGTGACGGCGCGCCTCATGCGGCGGTTCTTCTACCCCGAGGACGAAACGCCGTTCGTCATGGAGCTGCCCCCCTACCGGATGCCGACGTGGAAGACCACGCTGCTGCACATGTGGGACAAGTGCGCGCAATACCTGCGCAAGATGGGCGGCATGATCCTCATCGCCTCGATCGTCGTCTGGTTCCTGAGCTACTACCCGCGCGAACGCACGGACGATGCGGCCGTGACGAACTACGAGAACTCCTATCTGGGACGCATCGGGCAGGCCTGCGAGCCGGTCTTCACCCCGCTGGGACTGAACTGGAAGGCCGGCGTGGCGCTGATCTCGGGCATCTCGGCCAAGGAGATCGTCGTCTCTACGCTGGGCGTACTCTATGCCGAGGAGACGCCCGCAGCGGCCGGAGACGGTCCGGAAGGAACGGCCGACGCGACCCGACGCATCGCTTCCGGTGAAGTGTCACAAACCGCTGTCCATAAAACGATTATCGGCGGAGCGGACGGTGAGACGGCGATCCGCGTGGCCTACGTTCCGGAAGAGGAGGCCGACGAGGAACGGACGCTCGGGCGAAAACTGCTCGCCAGCGGCGACTTCTCCGAAGCCGCGGTACTCGGGTTCCTCACCTTCATCCTGCTCTACATCCCCTGCATCGCCACGGTGGTGGCCATCGGTTCGGAGGCCGGATGGCGCTGGGCCGCGGCATCGGTGATCTACGACACGGCCGTGGCATGGCTCATGGCCTGGGCGGTCTATCACATAGCTTCGCTTTTCGCATGA
- a CDS encoding efflux transporter outer membrane subunit yields MKLKIAMAAALLADACSPRLYPPETAVPDRYVYSEGFSQDTTGIGSRWWEMFGDPTLDTLVARALERNRDLAAAAARVEQARANLGVVRAQYLPQIGFGVQAGGKYAEATGIVQSYAVEPTLSWEVSLFGALRRAKEAAKAEIAASAWALEGMRLSLAAEVATTYFTLLEYERNLSIARRTLQLRRESAALIDSMFRYGMSDGVALEQARSLVRTAEADIPQYRRAVVQTALSLGTLLGELPAQDTLRGEGLPLRTDTYPAEIPVGLPSELLRRRPDIREAHYGVAKAAAQAGQARSARFPSISLTAGGGAASGSIKGLTSGDPWVWNAAGSLVEPLVAFGKLRRAEQAAVAAYDEAARNYEQTVLTAFADVEKALTAITTCREQTERSRELVESNGRIATMTRALYRSGLSDYLDVIDAERSLYQSQMQLASLVAQQYINYVALCKALGGGWERPSGPPEKVSGGAPPGRKPGRAATKAGAGKGPAPGTSGQEPADTY; encoded by the coding sequence ATGAAACTGAAAATCGCAATGGCCGCGGCCCTGCTTGCGGACGCCTGCTCGCCGCGGCTCTATCCGCCCGAAACCGCCGTCCCGGACCGTTACGTTTACTCCGAAGGCTTCTCGCAGGACACGACGGGCATCGGCAGCCGCTGGTGGGAAATGTTCGGCGATCCGACGCTCGATACCCTCGTCGCCCGCGCGCTGGAACGCAACCGCGATCTGGCGGCGGCCGCCGCGCGCGTCGAACAGGCCCGGGCCAACCTCGGGGTCGTGCGGGCGCAATACCTGCCGCAGATCGGGTTCGGGGTGCAGGCCGGAGGCAAATACGCCGAAGCCACGGGAATCGTGCAGTCCTACGCCGTCGAGCCGACCCTCTCGTGGGAGGTTTCGCTGTTCGGAGCGCTGCGGCGCGCCAAAGAAGCCGCCAAGGCCGAAATCGCCGCCTCGGCGTGGGCGCTCGAAGGAATGCGGCTCTCGCTGGCGGCCGAAGTGGCGACGACCTACTTCACGCTGCTCGAATACGAGCGCAACCTCTCGATCGCCCGGCGTACCCTCCAACTGCGGCGCGAGTCGGCGGCACTGATCGACTCCATGTTCCGCTACGGCATGTCGGACGGCGTGGCACTCGAGCAGGCCCGCAGTCTGGTCCGCACGGCCGAAGCGGACATCCCGCAATACCGGCGGGCCGTCGTACAGACAGCCCTTTCGCTCGGCACGCTGCTCGGAGAGCTCCCGGCGCAGGACACGCTTCGGGGCGAAGGGCTGCCCCTGCGCACCGACACCTACCCCGCGGAGATTCCCGTGGGACTGCCCTCGGAGCTGCTGCGCAGACGACCCGACATCCGGGAGGCGCACTACGGCGTGGCGAAAGCCGCGGCGCAGGCCGGACAGGCCCGGAGCGCGCGGTTTCCGTCGATCTCGCTGACGGCCGGCGGAGGTGCGGCGTCGGGTTCGATCAAAGGGCTGACCTCCGGCGACCCGTGGGTCTGGAACGCCGCCGGGTCGCTCGTCGAACCGCTCGTCGCCTTCGGAAAACTCCGGCGCGCCGAACAAGCGGCCGTGGCGGCCTACGACGAAGCGGCGAGGAACTACGAGCAGACCGTGCTGACGGCCTTCGCCGACGTCGAAAAGGCCCTGACGGCGATCACGACCTGCCGCGAGCAGACCGAACGCAGCCGCGAACTGGTCGAATCCAACGGACGTATCGCCACGATGACCCGTGCGCTCTACCGCAGCGGACTTTCCGACTACCTGGACGTGATCGACGCCGAGCGCAGTCTCTACCAGTCGCAGATGCAACTGGCGAGCCTCGTGGCGCAGCAGTACATCAATTACGTCGCGCTCTGCAAGGCGCTGGGCGGCGGATGGGAGCGGCCGTCCGGACCGCCGGAGAAGGTCTCCGGCGGCGCGCCGCCGGGACGGAAGCCCGGAAGAGCCGCCACGAAGGCCGGCGCCGGAAAGGGCCCCGCTCCGGGAACGTCCGGCCAGGAGCCGGCGGATACCTACTAA
- a CDS encoding efflux RND transporter permease subunit: MERFFITRPIFALSLAIVIVIAGFISLRGLPVEQYPDITPPVVEVTATYDGADAETVNDAVATPVAQAVMGVNDMLYMQATSANDGSMSLQVTFEIGSDPDMDAILTQNNVATATAELPAAVTRQGVTTRKTMTGFLMVYSLHSDGRYDDEYLANYAYINLQNELLKLDGVGKVNIMGAGEYAMRIWLRPDVLKYYGISVEEVTEAVERQAGIYPAGQFGAEPAPEGTTYTYTVTLPPQISTAEEFGRILVRTTSSGQQIRLRDLAEVSLGSRSYGVSSRFEGSPTALIVIYQQPGSNAVAVGNEVKTAMTRLAQRFPDGIEATTIVDSTESIDAGVRDIFRTLVIALVLVIAIIYLFIQDWRATIIPLVAIPVSLIGAFALFPLLGFTINIISLLGLVLAIGLVVDDAIVVVEAVQVNIAAGMKPREATAEAMRNVASPIIATTVVLLAVFIPVSFSGGITGRLFQQFSVTIAVSVVISSFNALTLSPALCALLLRHREPPRHGFFAAFNRWFDRRTARYTAFAPTLARHVARTGLFVAAMLAIVFLVWRKLPAGFLPEEDQGYLMVTVSTPEASSLQITREAMAEADELIRRLPEVSSTSFAAGFDMLAGIASTSSGIIFVKLADYADRKLSAARIAQQLTGTLYVAVPGAECYAFIPPAIPGLGVTSGISLEVQDLEGRGTAYLLEHTERLLDSLRALPSVASATTPFDADVPQRRLRIDREQALAAEVDLGTLYGELTTLLGGTYINNFTRFGKLYQTYMQAAPDYRRDERSLDNYYVASASGESVPVASLAEVIDTVGTAYVSQFNLYRSVSLTVSPAAGASTGAVMQQIERTAETVLPDDIGTAWSGVSYQEANASKRGGTVYLLAVVFVFLALAALYESWGLPLAILMSVPAAVLGAVCFIGGAHLLDPLFINDIYMQISLVMLIGLAAKNAILVVEYADRLFREKGLSLLEAAVEAARIRLRPIIMTAFSFILGVLPLVFASGVYSTARNIMGVALVGGMLFATLLGIFIYPALYYLVGHIGGFERRRTRSKQEEQA; encoded by the coding sequence ATGGAAAGATTCTTCATCACGCGGCCGATCTTCGCCCTGTCGCTGGCAATCGTCATCGTCATCGCGGGATTCATCTCGCTCCGCGGACTGCCTGTCGAGCAGTACCCCGACATCACGCCCCCGGTGGTCGAGGTCACGGCGACCTACGACGGCGCCGACGCCGAAACGGTGAACGACGCCGTGGCCACCCCCGTGGCGCAGGCCGTCATGGGCGTGAACGACATGCTCTACATGCAGGCCACATCGGCCAACGACGGCTCCATGTCGCTGCAGGTGACCTTCGAGATCGGCTCCGATCCCGACATGGACGCCATCCTCACCCAGAACAACGTCGCTACGGCCACGGCCGAGTTGCCCGCGGCGGTAACCAGACAGGGTGTCACCACACGCAAGACCATGACCGGCTTCCTGATGGTTTACTCGCTGCACAGCGACGGCCGTTACGACGACGAATACCTCGCCAACTACGCCTACATCAACCTGCAGAACGAACTGCTCAAGCTCGACGGCGTGGGCAAGGTCAATATCATGGGTGCGGGCGAATACGCCATGCGCATCTGGCTGCGGCCCGACGTGCTGAAATACTACGGCATCTCGGTCGAAGAGGTGACCGAGGCCGTCGAACGGCAGGCAGGCATCTACCCTGCCGGGCAGTTCGGAGCCGAACCGGCCCCCGAAGGAACGACCTACACCTACACGGTGACGCTGCCGCCGCAGATCTCCACGGCCGAGGAGTTCGGCAGGATACTCGTGCGGACCACCTCCTCGGGGCAGCAGATCCGGCTGCGCGACTTGGCCGAAGTATCGCTCGGCAGCCGGAGCTACGGCGTCAGCTCGCGGTTCGAGGGCAGCCCCACGGCGCTCATCGTCATCTACCAGCAGCCGGGCAGCAACGCCGTGGCCGTGGGCAACGAGGTCAAGACCGCCATGACGCGGCTCGCGCAGCGTTTCCCCGACGGCATCGAAGCCACGACGATCGTGGACAGCACGGAGAGCATCGACGCCGGCGTGCGGGACATCTTCCGCACGCTCGTCATCGCCCTCGTGCTCGTCATCGCCATCATCTACCTCTTCATCCAGGACTGGCGTGCCACGATCATCCCGCTGGTGGCCATTCCCGTATCGCTCATCGGAGCCTTCGCGCTCTTCCCGCTGCTGGGATTCACGATCAACATCATCTCGCTGCTGGGACTGGTGCTCGCCATCGGACTGGTGGTGGACGACGCGATCGTCGTGGTCGAGGCCGTGCAGGTGAATATCGCCGCCGGCATGAAACCCCGCGAAGCGACCGCCGAAGCGATGCGCAACGTCGCTTCGCCGATCATAGCCACGACCGTCGTGCTGCTGGCCGTCTTCATTCCCGTCTCCTTCTCGGGCGGCATCACGGGGCGGCTGTTCCAGCAGTTTTCGGTGACGATCGCCGTATCGGTGGTCATCTCCTCGTTCAACGCCCTGACGCTCTCCCCGGCGCTCTGCGCCCTGCTGCTGCGACACCGGGAGCCGCCCCGGCACGGATTTTTCGCCGCCTTCAACCGCTGGTTCGACCGGCGGACAGCGCGCTACACCGCCTTCGCCCCCACGCTCGCGCGGCACGTCGCCCGCACCGGGCTGTTCGTCGCCGCGATGCTCGCAATCGTCTTCCTCGTATGGCGCAAACTCCCGGCGGGATTCCTGCCCGAAGAAGACCAGGGATACCTGATGGTGACGGTCTCCACGCCCGAAGCCTCGTCGCTGCAAATAACGCGCGAAGCGATGGCCGAAGCCGATGAGCTGATCCGCAGGCTTCCCGAAGTCTCCTCGACCTCGTTCGCCGCGGGATTCGACATGCTCGCAGGCATCGCCTCGACCTCGAGCGGCATCATCTTCGTCAAGCTCGCGGACTACGCCGACCGCAAACTCTCGGCCGCCCGAATCGCGCAGCAGCTCACCGGAACGCTCTACGTCGCCGTCCCGGGCGCCGAGTGCTACGCCTTCATCCCGCCGGCCATCCCGGGACTGGGCGTCACGTCAGGCATCTCGCTCGAGGTGCAGGACCTCGAAGGGCGCGGCACGGCCTACCTGCTCGAGCACACCGAACGGTTGTTGGATTCGCTGCGCGCCCTGCCTTCCGTCGCCTCGGCGACCACCCCCTTCGACGCGGACGTGCCCCAACGGCGGCTGCGCATCGACCGGGAACAGGCGCTGGCCGCGGAGGTGGACCTCGGCACGCTCTACGGCGAGCTGACCACGCTGCTCGGCGGCACGTACATCAACAACTTCACGCGCTTCGGAAAGCTCTACCAGACCTACATGCAGGCCGCGCCCGACTACCGGCGCGACGAACGTTCGCTGGACAACTACTACGTCGCTTCGGCTTCGGGCGAAAGCGTCCCCGTGGCCTCTCTCGCCGAGGTGATTGACACGGTGGGCACGGCCTACGTCTCGCAGTTCAACCTCTACCGATCGGTCTCACTCACCGTCTCGCCCGCTGCCGGCGCCTCCACGGGCGCAGTCATGCAGCAGATCGAACGGACCGCGGAGACCGTGCTGCCCGACGACATCGGCACGGCGTGGAGCGGCGTCTCGTACCAGGAAGCCAACGCCTCGAAACGGGGCGGAACGGTCTATCTGCTGGCGGTGGTCTTCGTTTTTCTCGCCCTGGCGGCGCTCTACGAATCGTGGGGGCTGCCGCTGGCGATCCTGATGAGCGTGCCGGCCGCCGTGCTGGGCGCGGTGTGCTTCATCGGAGGGGCGCACCTGCTCGACCCGCTCTTCATCAACGACATCTACATGCAGATTTCGCTGGTCATGCTCATCGGACTGGCGGCCAAGAACGCGATTCTGGTCGTCGAGTACGCCGACCGGCTCTTCCGCGAGAAGGGGCTGTCGCTGTTGGAAGCCGCCGTCGAAGCGGCCCGCATCCGTCTGAGGCCGATCATCATGACCGCCTTCTCGTTCATTCTGGGCGTCCTGCCGCTGGTCTTCGCCAGCGGCGTTTACTCCACCGCGCGCAACATCATGGGCGTCGCGCTCGTGGGCGGGATGCTTTTCGCCACGCTGCTGGGCATCTTCATCTATCCCGCGCTCTACTACCTCGTGGGACACATCGGAGGCTTCGAACGCCGCCGCACTCGATCTAAACAGGAGGAACAGGCATGA
- a CDS encoding efflux RND transporter periplasmic adaptor subunit codes for MHRFFLPACLLAALSGGCGKPAPRQVPPLRVEAVRAQEEPIPNRMSFIGYLSSNFDAVIQPRVNGFLASRHFANGMPVRRGQLLFTIDPSQLSTSMLAARAELESARARALEARNNYDRAVPLARINAISQSQFDQYTAQFRAAEAAVQSAEQALRNARMNVSYTELRSPIDGTISNTSAHVGDYVGPGTQFTVLTTVSNTDTMTVDVAIPMSQYLRLAGGRTSLYDNEGLLSDIRLTLADGTRYPGEGFYSYTRKDIPNATGTLVLVVAFPNPDGTLKPGQFAHVAANVGPVRPHVVVPQRCVIQSQGQASVWVVGPDSTVRYRRIEPGGTYGDMWCIDRGLQAGEAVVANGVQKMRDGAKVIPEIR; via the coding sequence ATGCACCGATTTTTTCTTCCGGCCTGCCTCCTGGCCGCATTGTCCGGCGGGTGCGGGAAACCCGCCCCGCGGCAGGTTCCGCCACTGAGGGTCGAGGCCGTCCGCGCCCAGGAGGAGCCGATCCCCAACCGCATGAGCTTCATCGGTTACCTGTCGAGCAACTTCGACGCCGTGATCCAGCCCCGCGTGAACGGGTTCCTCGCCTCGCGCCACTTCGCCAACGGGATGCCCGTCCGCCGCGGGCAACTGCTCTTCACGATCGACCCCTCGCAACTCTCGACCTCGATGCTCGCGGCCCGCGCGGAGCTGGAGTCCGCCCGGGCCCGGGCGCTCGAAGCGCGCAACAATTACGACCGCGCCGTGCCGCTGGCCCGCATCAACGCCATCAGCCAGTCGCAGTTCGACCAGTACACAGCCCAGTTCCGGGCCGCCGAAGCCGCCGTGCAGTCGGCCGAACAGGCGCTGCGCAACGCCCGTATGAACGTGAGCTACACCGAGCTGCGCTCGCCCATCGACGGAACCATCTCCAACACCTCGGCGCATGTGGGCGACTACGTGGGCCCCGGCACGCAGTTCACCGTGCTGACCACCGTATCGAACACCGATACGATGACCGTGGACGTGGCGATCCCCATGTCGCAATACCTGCGGCTGGCCGGCGGCCGCACGTCACTCTACGACAACGAGGGGCTGCTCTCGGACATCCGTCTGACACTGGCCGACGGCACGCGGTATCCCGGCGAAGGGTTTTACAGCTACACGCGCAAGGACATTCCGAACGCCACGGGCACGCTGGTTCTCGTCGTGGCGTTTCCCAATCCCGACGGAACGCTCAAGCCGGGGCAGTTCGCCCACGTCGCGGCCAATGTCGGCCCCGTGCGGCCGCACGTCGTCGTCCCGCAGCGCTGCGTGATCCAGTCGCAAGGGCAGGCCTCCGTGTGGGTCGTGGGGCCGGACAGCACGGTGCGCTACCGCCGCATCGAACCGGGCGGGACATACGGCGACATGTGGTGCATCGACCGGGGATTGCAGGCAGGCGAGGCCGTCGTCGCGAACGGCGTGCAGAAGATGCGCGACGGCGCGAAAGTCATCCCCGAAATCCGATAG
- a CDS encoding histone H1, producing the protein MKELVEKINAEFEVFAANAAAQVEKGNKAAGTRARKSALELSKLMKEFRKVSVEASK; encoded by the coding sequence ATGAAAGAATTAGTAGAAAAGATCAACGCCGAGTTCGAAGTGTTCGCAGCCAACGCCGCTGCGCAGGTGGAGAAGGGCAACAAGGCTGCCGGCACGCGCGCCCGCAAGTCGGCTCTCGAGCTGTCGAAGCTGATGAAAGAGTTCCGCAAGGTTTCCGTGGAGGCTTCGAAATAA
- a CDS encoding nitroreductase family protein — protein sequence MKHLLFGILCGLALCGCRSQTSFGDRAADAATLAAGNPVEETIRARRSIRRYEPQPVGRDTLLRILDCGLQAPNGQGRESWEVRVVTDSALLAALDRQYGCYVRQVSRNPKAQHPAAYGAPALVFIACDTTYDLSQVDCGLLGGNMILAAQSVGVGSCCLGGLCRFLNAPEGAELLRRLQLPDPHRLLYAIAFGYPAEMPAAKPRNREKVRFVE from the coding sequence ATGAAACACCTTTTGTTCGGGATCCTCTGCGGTCTCGCTCTCTGCGGCTGTCGTTCGCAGACCTCTTTCGGAGATCGTGCGGCGGATGCCGCGACTCTTGCCGCGGGCAATCCGGTCGAGGAGACGATCCGCGCCCGCCGCAGCATCCGTCGTTACGAACCGCAACCCGTCGGCCGGGATACGCTGCTGCGGATTCTCGACTGCGGCCTGCAAGCCCCCAACGGGCAGGGACGCGAGTCGTGGGAGGTGCGTGTGGTGACCGACAGCGCGTTGCTGGCCGCGCTGGACCGACAGTACGGATGTTACGTGCGGCAGGTCTCCCGGAATCCGAAAGCGCAGCATCCGGCCGCTTACGGCGCTCCGGCCCTGGTCTTCATCGCCTGCGACACGACTTACGACCTCTCGCAGGTGGATTGCGGACTGCTGGGCGGTAACATGATCCTCGCGGCTCAGTCCGTGGGAGTGGGGTCGTGCTGTCTCGGCGGACTGTGCCGCTTCCTGAACGCTCCGGAAGGAGCGGAGTTGCTGCGCCGCCTGCAATTGCCCGATCCGCACCGGCTGTTGTACGCCATCGCCTTCGGCTATCCGGCCGAGATGCCCGCGGCAAAACCCCGGAACCGGGAGAAAGTCCGGTTCGTCGAATGA
- a CDS encoding lipid A phosphoethanolamine transferase, protein MEADSDKKIRRRAVKTRSRFTTLLTVYFFVTLIVPNLVLANTEPYSLWTVEALILMPLGFYMMWSVALRRSGVMIWLAFPFIFFCAFQIVLLYLFGNSVIATDMFTNVLTTNPGEAGELLGNIYPAVVLVCAMYLPLLWLAAREIGLKRYISRTTRLNVGLTGAAIFAVGMLALWPAYRASEDRHVLRDEIFPLNVFYNLGLSGSEFRKSHDFEKSSEGFSYAPRRTAQAPGREVYIYVIGEASRAMNWQLYGYDRETNPRLSQVRGLVVFRNMLTQSNTTHKSVPLILSSVNTDEHEELYRRKGLPALFNEAGFDTWFISNQSRQGAMIDNLAHDARHLIYIRSPRYDMQLLDEVRKVLENSDSQKILIVLHCYGSHFSYHQRYPREFAHFRPEGDVAIAKQHRQTLVNAYDNSIRYTDHFLAETIAYLRTLEDTSTALLYCADHGEDLIDDDRERFLHASPTTTAYQLYVASLAWFSDAYRRNFPEKVAAAEANETAPATTHALFHTMADMASLEGRFISKETSLVNSGYDRTAPRRYLNDHNEAVPFRKTGLGPEDMEVFRRYGIEP, encoded by the coding sequence ATGGAAGCTGATTCCGACAAGAAAATCCGGCGGAGGGCGGTCAAGACACGCAGTCGTTTCACGACGCTGCTGACCGTCTATTTCTTCGTGACGCTGATCGTTCCCAATCTGGTGCTGGCCAATACGGAACCCTATTCCCTGTGGACCGTCGAGGCGCTGATCCTCATGCCGCTGGGATTCTACATGATGTGGAGCGTGGCGCTGCGCCGCTCGGGCGTGATGATCTGGCTGGCTTTTCCGTTCATCTTCTTCTGTGCCTTCCAGATCGTGTTGCTGTACCTGTTCGGCAATTCGGTCATCGCCACGGACATGTTCACCAACGTACTGACGACCAATCCCGGCGAGGCGGGCGAGCTGCTGGGCAACATCTACCCCGCCGTGGTGCTCGTCTGCGCCATGTACCTGCCGCTGCTGTGGCTCGCGGCCCGGGAGATCGGCCTCAAACGCTACATTTCGCGCACGACGCGGCTGAACGTCGGGCTGACCGGCGCGGCGATCTTCGCAGTCGGAATGCTGGCCCTCTGGCCCGCCTACCGCGCGAGCGAGGACCGGCACGTGCTGCGCGACGAAATCTTCCCGCTGAACGTCTTTTACAACCTCGGGCTGAGCGGCTCGGAATTCCGTAAATCGCACGACTTCGAGAAGAGTTCCGAGGGTTTCAGCTATGCCCCCCGGCGGACGGCGCAGGCCCCCGGGCGCGAAGTCTATATCTACGTCATCGGCGAGGCATCGCGCGCGATGAACTGGCAGCTCTACGGCTACGACCGCGAGACGAACCCCCGCCTGTCGCAGGTCCGGGGCCTCGTGGTATTCCGCAACATGCTGACACAGAGCAATACGACGCACAAAAGCGTGCCGCTGATCCTCTCTTCGGTGAACACCGACGAACACGAGGAGCTGTACCGTCGCAAGGGACTTCCGGCGCTGTTCAACGAAGCCGGATTCGACACATGGTTCATCTCCAACCAGTCGCGGCAGGGAGCCATGATCGACAATCTGGCCCACGACGCCCGCCACCTGATCTACATCCGTTCGCCGCGTTACGACATGCAACTGCTGGACGAAGTGCGCAAGGTACTGGAAAACAGCGATTCGCAGAAAATACTGATCGTCCTTCACTGCTACGGATCGCACTTCAGCTACCACCAGCGCTATCCGCGCGAGTTCGCCCATTTCCGCCCCGAGGGCGACGTGGCGATCGCCAAACAGCACAGGCAGACGCTCGTCAATGCCTACGACAATTCGATCCGCTACACGGACCATTTCCTCGCCGAGACCATCGCCTATCTCCGCACGCTCGAGGACACCTCCACCGCACTGCTCTACTGCGCCGACCACGGCGAAGACCTCATCGACGACGACCGCGAACGGTTCCTGCACGCCTCGCCCACCACGACGGCCTATCAGCTCTACGTAGCTTCGCTGGCGTGGTTCTCCGACGCCTACCGCCGCAACTTCCCCGAGAAGGTCGCGGCCGCCGAGGCGAACGAAACGGCCCCGGCCACGACGCATGCGCTGTTTCATACGATGGCCGATATGGCCTCGCTCGAAGGACGTTTCATTTCAAAAGAGACGTCGCTCGTCAATTCCGGTTACGACCGCACGGCGCCGCGCCGTTACCTGAACGACCACAACGAAGCCGTCCCCTTCCGCAAAACGGGACTCGGCCCCGAGGACATGGAAGTATTCCGCCGCTACGGCATCGAACCCTGA